Genomic segment of bacterium:
AGCAGCGCGAGTGCGCGAGATGCCGCCGTTACCAAATCGCCTGCGACGATTTCACAAACCAGTTGCCGGCGTCGGATTGATGTCGTAATACGCCCAGCATCGACCAATTCGTTGTAAAGTGGCAGGGCTTCGTCGAACCGGTTGGCAAGAAATCGTTGGTTGGCTAACATCTCGATCATGCTGGTAAGTAGAGCAAACGGTGTGCCAAACGTGAAAACCATCACAAAGTGGTAGGGTATAACTTACCGTAGGACAGACACTCCTGAGACCTTTGACAAAATCGGATTCGCGAGGAATACAGCGTAGTATCCTGCGAAGCAGATACGAAGCGGAATGACGTGGCGATCTTAATAACAAGTACTTAATTTCAACAATGAGATTGCCACGTCACTGCGGTCGCACAAGGTTGCGACCTGCGTTCCTCGCAAAGACACTCCTGTCTGTCCATAAAAAAAGGTCGGACACGAATGTTCGACCGATTCTACAACACAAGTAAGTAATCACTCCGAAAACCGCCAGAAGTGGGTCACTGCCATATCTTCCGGGATATTATCGCAATGATCCCCAACCCCGTCGGGACGAACATGAGAACCGTGATCGGGCGTCACGGCGATTGCCCATGTCTCTCCCTGCCAGCAGGTTGCGACCGCTTTCGTAAGTGCGATAAAATTATCGGCATGGCGATGAGCAGCGGCGACCGCTTCCGGGGTAAAGGGATTCCCGGCATGCAGTAAATCGTCGTGCTCCTGTTGGTAGCAGACGATTACATCAAACTCTTTTTGTTCTATCAATTGGATCGTCCGTTCGACAACTTCTGGATCGTAAGATTCGCTATAGTAGGAGAGTGTACGATTCCGGAAAATAATGTCGATACTGCAATCCTTGACAGCGACTAACGCGACCCGCTTTCCTGCCCGCACCAGCGCATCGAACAACGTATCGATCGTTAGAATGGGACGCTGATACCCCTGGATACCGTGGATTTCCGGTGGCGCGCCGCTATACATCGACGCGAAACAAACCGGTGTTTTTGGTGGCGTCATCGATGTTAAGGGAATGGCAATATCGCTATGGGAACGAAATTTTCCGGCGATTTCGGGATAACGTTGCAACAAAGAGGAACCAATCGCATCCGGGGCAAAGATGAGCATTTTCTCAATGAATCCGATATTGCGGTTGCGAAGGTGTTCGATGATTTCCGGGACTGCTTCGGCTTGATTCGATGTAGGAGGGTTCACCCCCGTTACTGCACAGATGGTTGGGGTTACGGACTGAATCGTGGGGGTTGTCATGTAATGTCCAAAAAGAAAGAAACTGCTGCTTTACTAAGATTACAATTGTTTCAACAGCCAGCATCACGTTTCACTTATTGAAACCAATGAAACATAATGAAACGAGTGTGGTTACTCTGAAACGGTTTGCGGAGGAGTGAAACCGGGTGGACAGGTGAAAGTTTGTACAATGCTGCCCGGGATCGGTTCGATGGACTTGGCAAATTGATTCGAGGCTTGTAATGCTTTCAATCGACGCCAGAAAGTTACCCGGGAAATTCCCAATAATTTTGCCGCGACTGCGACCTTATTGTTTGCTTGTGCCAACGCCAATAGCAGTGGATTCACCCCGGCGTCGATGCCCGCCTGCGGTATTCGCGCATCGGGAACCACTTTCAGTAAATAGGGGGGAAGGAAGCGCTCTTCGAGCATTTCCCCTTCGCCAATCGCAACCCCATACGCAACGGCATTTTCCAGTTGCCGGACGTTGCCGGGCCATGGGAAGCACTGCATCCGGCGAATCGCGGGCGCTGAAATATGCTGAAACTCGGTTTCTTTCCGTAATCGGGCTTGGGCGAGAAACTCCTCGACCATGAGGGGGACATCTTCGCTACGTTCCCGTAACGGAGGAATTTCCAATGGAACAACCGCAAGCCGGTGATAGAGATCGCTGCGGAAGTTTCCTTGCGCGACTTCCTGCGCAAGATCGCGATGGCTTGCTGCAATTACCCGGACTTGCACCGGAAATGACTGCTCGCCGCCAACCGGGGTAATCCGGTGTTCTTCCAAGACCCGCAATAATTTTACTTGTAGCAGTGGCGACGCTTCGCCGATTTCATCTAAAAAGAGGGTGCCGCCACTCGCCCGCTCAAAATAGCCACTATGATGATGTTTCGCATCGGTAAACGCCCCTTTCCGATGACCGAACAGCTCCGATTCTAATAATGTATCAGGAATCGCACCACACGACACCGCGAGAAAGGGACCATCGGACACCGTGCTATTGGTGTGGATAGCGCGGGCAAGCCGTTCTTTTCCGGTACCGGAATCGCCACGGATTAGTATCGTTGCTCGGCTTTTTCGGAGGGCTTTCACTTGTTGGAACAGCTCGCGCATCGCTGGCGCCGCTCCAATCATCCCGCAAAATTCCTGCTCGGTGCCCGGTTCGGAACACAATGTTGTAACCGGTGTCAGATCGCGCAATGTCACGACCCCACCCGCCGCTTTTCCATCGTCGTCTAACCAAACCGATGTATTGACGGAAACATTTAAGGGGGAACCATCGGCATGGTGTACCGTAACCCGGTGATCGAATTGGCTGTGACCGGAACGAAGGGTAATCGCCAACGGGCAGTATGCGGCACAAGCGTCGGCATTCAAGACATGTTGACAAATCCTGCCGAAAACATCGGATTCGGTGAGTCCGATGAGTTGCTGGGCGCGGCGATTGAACAGCCGGATTCGCCAATCGGTATCGACGACGAATGCGGCATCAGGCAACGAGTCGATGACTGCGCGCAACGTAGTGAGGTCTTGGGTGATGCTTTCTGTCATGAAAAGAATTGGTGTGTTATGGAACACTACAAAGTAGTAACCACGTAACGGGCTTGCAACATCCCGCAATGTCACAGAAGCGGGTGTATTATTTTGTCAATTCATCAATTTCGTTTACTCCAACTCGCTCAGAGAGTAAGTTGATTCGATGATTATGCACTTCTTCTTTTGAATACAAATAGTTAGCATTTTGACGATCCGCTTTGCACAGCCAATGACTGTGAAAATCTTCACCAACCCCCATCAATCCACTTGCATCTAAGCTTTTAATAAAACAATAACTTAGGTTTGTTGCCAGAGAATCGAACGGATGTAATTGACAGGAATTCTCGCTCACACATCCATATCGACTGGCGACTTGGTTGCAAATGATGTAAACTTCTGGAGGTAGTATGAAAGTTCAAATAGTAGTACCATTATCAATTCTTGTATTGTTTTCTGTCGCGCTAGCTTTGACATTAGTGGCAGATCATGAAGTAAGCCCACAAGAACCAGAAAACAGTGATATCGTTGTGTTGTATTCTTCGGACGATTATCAAATTGAATGGGGCGGCAATGCAAGTAATTATGCGAAAACAATCCTCACCCCGGTAGGCGAATCAACACCGTATTTTTTTGCTACCTAAGCTGGAGGCACCGCGGTAACCATCGAGAATCCTCCGACCGGTCAATATGTGTGGAAGTCCATTCACCAAACCGGTAATGGAACCCTTCACATGGTTTTGTGGAAATTGTAGTGTTATAGCATTGCTCAGTAAGAATGTCGCATATGTGCATTGAAGCTCAAACCACCTTAACAGAAAAACCTCATGTTAAAGCTGTGATGTGATTTCACACTCGCGACAATATTTGTTAGCGGCGGTATATAGTATTGTTACAAAGTGGATAGTTCACTGGGAACTTGTTAGAATCGGAGGATTACATGAGACTACACATTCGCTGTTTTGTAGTATTGTGTTGCCTAGTGTATACCTATTCTATTTGCTATTCCGAAGTCCGGCAAGTTCCTAGTGTTTACCCAACCATCAATGCGGCAATGCTCACTGCACAGCCAAACGACACAATTATGCTCGCACAAGGTACTTATCGGGAACGCGTTGCTACGACGATGAATATGACATTTGCCTCACATTGGTTATTTACACACGACACATTCGATATTTGTCAAACGATCTGGATTCCCGATACGGGTCGAGTGATTTTTTCTAACCAGTGCAACGTCGCAATTCTTGGGTTATCATTTTCTGGTTCTGGAATCCCCGTAGTGAATCGAGGCGTAATTCATGCGATTGGCGGCATTATAACGATAAACGAATGCCGTGTAGCTGGTAACTTCGATACTGCAAGATATAGCGGAACTGTAGCTGTTTACGCGGACAGCTCCCAAGTAATTGTAAAAAATTCCGTTTTCGACGGACCGGATGTCGGTTCCAGCAATGCAATCGAAGTAATTCACGGGACATTGACATTAAGAAAAACCACGTTTATGGGGAGACCGTTCGGTATTGACATTCAAAACGTCTATGTTTGGGGACAGCTGATCGTCGATTCCTGTGAAGTACGAAATGGTGGAGCGGGACTTTGCGGGATTGATGGCGCGATTGTAACGAATACGAGGTTCACACAATGCGGCACGTTAGCATTAGTGTTAGGCGGAAATGTACAAGTGTCAAATTGTGTGTTTGAGGATATCGAGCTTCCCATTTGGTATACACTCGTTTGGACTGGATGGGACAATGATACCATTCGTTTTAGTAATTGCCGCTTTCAAAATGTAATGGGATGTACTATTTACAATACTTCATTTTTTAAGGGCAGTGGAGTAGTAAGTTTTTTAAAATGCACTTTTTTGAACATTAGTAACTTTCGGAACATCTTTATACAACAAAACCTAAGCGTCGATTCTTGCATTTTCCACACACAAAATGGCGGGATTTTCACTGGTCGCAATCCTCAAGCATACGGTTTTTTTGAAAACAGCGATTTCATTAGAATTCCGAATTTCTATTTTAATGAAGATTGGGCACCCGACACGCTCCTTGCACCAAATTGCTATTGGGGTGACCCTACCGGACCAAGACATCCGCGCCTGCCTTATGGATTGGGTACAAATTTACCGAGCTGGGTTAATGCGATCCCCTTCCGCACAACTCCTGTTTTCCCGGAAAATGGAATTGGTGATCCGGGCAATGTGACGTACTCGCTACCGAATGCAATAGAATTATTGCCCGCTTATCCGAATCCGTTCAATTCGTCGGTAACAATTCGCTTCCGGTTACCCCAGCCAGGCGAAGCTACCATATCTATCTACGATCTCACTGGACGGGAAGTCGAGACACTGCATCGCGGTTACTTTCCCGCAGGGAACCAGCAGACAATACATTGGCAACCCCAAGCCCTCGCTAGTGGCAAGTACTTCATTTGTCTTCAATCCAACGGAAGTTCCCAAACGGGAGCCATTGTTTACAACAAGTGATCAAGAAGAACGTTCTCTCCAGAAGTATTTATTGGTATCAACTTGTCAATCTTTTCTTTAACAACAACGAAATGTGTTTTGTAACGAAAACCACTCATGTTGCTTTAGATGTATCTCATTGACTGCTTATATACCAAGTTGCATTCATCTTGTCTTTGCGAGGAATGCAACAAAGTGCGTCAGCACGAAGTGTTATGACGAAGCAATCTCTCTTTTTGAATGCAACTTGGAATTATTGCGCACCGGTAGTTACCGGAAATGAATATCCCAGGAATGATATGCTGCAACAGAATTCTCCAGCGCAACGATTTGTCACTCGTCAACAGTATACGCTGTAACCCGATAATAGAATTCCCCGTCGACATTGGTATCGGTAAACGTCGATGTGGTTCCATCCACCGTGGCGATGAGCGTCCCGTTGGCTGGTGGTGTAAACATTCCATCGGTACTTCGATAGATCCGAAAACTATCCATTTGTACAGTGGGTAACGACCAAGTAAGTATCGCATCACCGTCGGAATAGGAAATCACCAGGAATTGCGGCGCATCGGGGGGAGCAAGAACAAGTACCCGATTCATGTACGGCAATGACCATTTTCCGACTGCATCTCGAATCCGAATGCCCATATTATGGTAACCCGGTGTCAGGTTCTCCAAACTCACAATGAGGTTTGCCGTGAGCGAATCGGAAGGGACGAGGGGAATTATCTGGTCACTATCCGGCCCATTGTCGGTGTCAAAGAAAACACCGACTTCGTTTACCATCGAACGATTATACTCAACTGCTTCTACCCAAAGTGGTCGGGGAAGCGGTAATGAGACCCCGCCATAGCTATCTAACGCCCGAAAATAAAGCCAATGAAAGCCAGGTGATAGGTTCGTCAATGGCACTGTAAGCGAACGGGTAGTTGAGTCATGCCCGATAAGCGTTAACGGCATTCCACTGCCTACCCCCGGATCATTGTCT
This window contains:
- a CDS encoding sigma 54-interacting transcriptional regulator, with the translated sequence MTESITQDLTTLRAVIDSLPDAAFVVDTDWRIRLFNRRAQQLIGLTESDVFGRICQHVLNADACAAYCPLAITLRSGHSQFDHRVTVHHADGSPLNVSVNTSVWLDDDGKAAGGVVTLRDLTPVTTLCSEPGTEQEFCGMIGAAPAMRELFQQVKALRKSRATILIRGDSGTGKERLARAIHTNSTVSDGPFLAVSCGAIPDTLLESELFGHRKGAFTDAKHHHSGYFERASGGTLFLDEIGEASPLLQVKLLRVLEEHRITPVGGEQSFPVQVRVIAASHRDLAQEVAQGNFRSDLYHRLAVVPLEIPPLRERSEDVPLMVEEFLAQARLRKETEFQHISAPAIRRMQCFPWPGNVRQLENAVAYGVAIGEGEMLEERFLPPYLLKVVPDARIPQAGIDAGVNPLLLALAQANNKVAVAAKLLGISRVTFWRRLKALQASNQFAKSIEPIPGSIVQTFTCPPGFTPPQTVSE
- a CDS encoding T9SS type A sorting domain-containing protein, with the translated sequence MRLHIRCFVVLCCLVYTYSICYSEVRQVPSVYPTINAAMLTAQPNDTIMLAQGTYRERVATTMNMTFASHWLFTHDTFDICQTIWIPDTGRVIFSNQCNVAILGLSFSGSGIPVVNRGVIHAIGGIITINECRVAGNFDTARYSGTVAVYADSSQVIVKNSVFDGPDVGSSNAIEVIHGTLTLRKTTFMGRPFGIDIQNVYVWGQLIVDSCEVRNGGAGLCGIDGAIVTNTRFTQCGTLALVLGGNVQVSNCVFEDIELPIWYTLVWTGWDNDTIRFSNCRFQNVMGCTIYNTSFFKGSGVVSFLKCTFLNISNFRNIFIQQNLSVDSCIFHTQNGGIFTGRNPQAYGFFENSDFIRIPNFYFNEDWAPDTLLAPNCYWGDPTGPRHPRLPYGLGTNLPSWVNAIPFRTTPVFPENGIGDPGNVTYSLPNAIELLPAYPNPFNSSVTIRFRLPQPGEATISIYDLTGREVETLHRGYFPAGNQQTIHWQPQALASGKYFICLQSNGSSQTGAIVYNK
- a CDS encoding alkaline phosphatase family protein → MTTPTIQSVTPTICAVTGVNPPTSNQAEAVPEIIEHLRNRNIGFIEKMLIFAPDAIGSSLLQRYPEIAGKFRSHSDIAIPLTSMTPPKTPVCFASMYSGAPPEIHGIQGYQRPILTIDTLFDALVRAGKRVALVAVKDCSIDIIFRNRTLSYYSESYDPEVVERTIQLIEQKEFDVIVCYQQEHDDLLHAGNPFTPEAVAAAHRHADNFIALTKAVATCWQGETWAIAVTPDHGSHVRPDGVGDHCDNIPEDMAVTHFWRFSE